In Planctomycetota bacterium, a genomic segment contains:
- a CDS encoding glycosyltransferase, whose translation MKILYLSDILNIHDERLLTQFRGAGHDVTLLTFFHRAPELPKFVRDLKVIHERYATYPDGAGASRWRLIRAVEYRRDEARACLKIKDVLRQNRFDVVFANWALTSGYVAAHAGARPLALFPWGSDILVWPKLHRGFAERAVKALRTADLVVCNSKTAAEEAKRLARLRPDRVEVLPIELDAARFEPRPRNDELRAHWGLGDRAVVLSTRPLKELYDHPTLLAALARPGMEKFAAVFVGDGNLRADLERKAQDLKVADRVRFVGLVENERIPEYLAAADLYVTCSRSDSASLGLLEAMAMAIPVVASDIPANREWVAPGQSGWLFPVGDSEALAGALSAAMADDKNRQEVALRGRAIALARADSRKNFPKLLARIEALAHAPRVRS comes from the coding sequence ATGAAAATCCTTTACCTTTCCGACATCCTCAACATCCACGACGAGCGGCTCCTGACGCAGTTTCGGGGCGCCGGGCACGACGTGACGTTGCTCACCTTCTTCCACCGCGCGCCGGAGCTGCCCAAGTTCGTCCGCGACCTCAAGGTCATTCATGAGCGGTACGCCACGTACCCGGACGGGGCCGGGGCGAGCCGCTGGCGGCTCATCCGGGCGGTCGAGTACCGCCGGGACGAAGCCCGCGCGTGCCTGAAAATCAAGGACGTCCTGCGGCAGAACCGGTTCGACGTGGTGTTCGCCAACTGGGCGCTCACGTCGGGCTACGTGGCGGCCCATGCGGGCGCGCGGCCGCTGGCGCTTTTCCCGTGGGGGTCGGACATCCTCGTCTGGCCGAAGCTTCACCGGGGCTTCGCGGAGCGCGCGGTGAAGGCCCTGCGCACGGCGGACCTCGTGGTCTGCAACTCGAAGACCGCCGCGGAGGAGGCCAAGCGTCTGGCGCGGCTGCGTCCCGACCGGGTCGAGGTTCTGCCGATCGAGCTGGACGCGGCGCGTTTCGAGCCGCGTCCGCGCAACGACGAGCTCCGGGCGCACTGGGGCCTGGGGGACAGGGCGGTGGTGCTCTCCACCCGCCCGCTCAAGGAGCTCTACGACCATCCCACGCTTCTGGCGGCCCTCGCCCGGCCCGGCATGGAGAAATTCGCCGCCGTTTTCGTGGGGGACGGCAATCTTCGCGCCGATCTCGAACGCAAGGCGCAGGATCTCAAGGTCGCCGACCGCGTCCGCTTCGTCGGCCTCGTGGAGAACGAGCGGATTCCGGAGTATCTGGCCGCGGCGGATCTCTACGTGACCTGTTCCCGCAGCGACAGCGCGTCGCTCGGATTGCTCGAGGCCATGGCGATGGCCATCCCCGTGGTCGCCAGCGACATTCCCGCCAACCGCGAGTGGGTGGCGCCCGGCCAGTCGGGATGGCTCTTTCCGGTGGGCGATTCGGAGGCGCTGGCCGGGGCGCTTTCGGCCGCGATGGCCGACGACAAGAACCGCCAGGAAGTGGCGCTCCGCGGCCGGGCGATCGCGCTGGCCCGGGCGGATTCCCGCAAGAACTTCCCGAAGCTCCTGGCGCGGATCGAGGCTCTGGCGCACGCCCCGCGGGTCCGGTCGTAG